One window of the Eucalyptus grandis isolate ANBG69807.140 chromosome 8, ASM1654582v1, whole genome shotgun sequence genome contains the following:
- the LOC104456420 gene encoding uncharacterized protein LOC104456420, whose protein sequence is MMLEDHHETLWRECFCLSCQRVHRVLMPEAKGKTCFSSRGWVFTLGRAWELCMLKNPMSRHNYIIKLPKLKFPDDEVLPRYDNFSAKFVLSASPTTSLDYMVMVIYGWGGLLGLWKPGDEEWTAVNFPSPAHNIWDLIFYKGCFVAVDCEGSILRCVNGPTPFEAQVIFRMLQRLMHWEHPDLVQPTAGHRLLMTEAYLVQSPTGSLLLVSQWEEREPARTFRFQIFEIDLNTQTYNRS, encoded by the coding sequence ATGATGCTCGAGGACCATCACGAGACGCTCTGGCGCGAGTGTTTTTGCCTCTCATGTCAGCGGGTTCACAGAGTGCTCATGCCGGAAGCGAAAGGGAAGACATGCTTCTCTTCACGGGGTTGGGTGTTCACGCTTGGCAGAGCCTGGGAACTCTGCATGTTGAAGAATCCAATGTCGCGTCACAATTATATTATTAAGCTTCCCAAGTTGAAGTTTCCTGACGATGAAGTCTTGCCTCGCTATGATAATTTCAGCGCTAAGTTCGTCCTATCTGCTAGCCCTACTACATCTCTAGATTACATGGTCATGGTCATCTACGGGTGGGGCGGACTGCTAGGGCTTTGGAAACCTGGCGACGAGGAGTGGACGGCAGTGAATTTCCCCAGCCCCGCGCATAATATTTGGGATCTCATATTTTATAAGGGGTGTTTTGTTGCTGTCGATTGTGAGGGTAGCATATTGAGGTGCGTGAATGGACCAACTCCGTTCGAAGCTCAAGTAATTTTCAGGATGCTGCAAAGACTTATGCATTGGGAGCACCCGGATCTAGTTCAACCAACGGCGGGACATCGGCTGCTTATGACTGAAGCATATTTAGTGCAATCACCAACCGGATCTCTATTGCTTGTGTCACAATGGGAAGAACGTGAACCTGCTCGAACCTTTCGATTTCAGATTTTTGAGATTGACTTGAATACTCAAACGTACAACAGAAGTTAA
- the LOC104416257 gene encoding glutathione transferase GST 23 produces the protein MSKLKIIVSTTSLLCTRIEWTLKLKGFEDGMIVEDWRKQKSELLSKSNPVHKKVLVPLDDGVAIAKSKVILEYIDEKWKGGDPFPLLPQDPFQFVSGISLLEEKATLLTIFPQVIVFSPACVVLFTSW, from the coding sequence ATGTCTAAGTTAAAGATCATAGTCTCTACGACGAGCTTGCTCTGCACAAGGATTGAATGGACTCTAAAATTGAAGGGCTTCGAGGACGggatgattgttgaagattggAGGAAGCAGAAGAGCGAATTGCTTTCGAAGTCAAACCCAGTGCACAAGAAGGTCTTGGTGCCTTTGGACGATGGGGTGGCGATTGCAAAGTCGAAAGTGATCCTGGAGTACATCGATGAGAAGTGGAAGGGGGGCGATCCTTTTCCGTTATTGCCTCAAGACCCCTTCCAGTTCGTTTCCGGGATCAGTCTGCTTGAGGAAAAGGCGACTCTTTTGACCATTTTCCCCCAAGTTATTGTTTTCTCGCCTGCCTGTGTTGTTTTGTTCACGTCATGGTGA